The Virgibacillus siamensis genome includes a region encoding these proteins:
- a CDS encoding Yip1 family protein — translation MTGILLTTILSFILYAVFAGIIIASSKTAKSRTSKIAGLIFIVLFIIGGILNYIILLPITIPNMVIANIVMAAIGTFLLYGMTATKFQKKVRGTYEAAGGFLILLAVIAVPGIFIMGILSLDNTYESIAKKDVEEAKPLDKDTTPIVVSPEFARNKMQKSMSVVPNTQYYDLGKLQVQKINDEVVFVAPVEFTGFWKYFRGKETEGYFTISATNINAQPEFVKSKMKYTSSSYFNDNVQRTIYNAYPTYIQSGDPQIEVDENGKPWYVQTLYQPIGVTNKPDMSDLYAAVVDPVTGEVSKYKTENAPEFINGSVSSEMATAENEYFGKYVHGWLNSLFGKEDVKIPNESGTESSVTPIFDDNGDMYYFTDMASPKENIDSALGYTMINARTGELTYYNGKKNNGIMDSKGAKEIVNKEFPEKNWKGSMPVLYNIDGNPTWVVNVLDPNGLFKKYAYIKAGDADFVVFGDTAKETLEAYRLQLVQDPGNVESSGESNLEKIKGTVNRVLVTSTQKTGQVIQFILKNDQTIYTINAGKEPLALFLQSGDKVTFEALVRENGTGIVETIEIKGLTK, via the coding sequence ATGACAGGAATTTTACTTACAACCATCCTATCGTTCATTTTGTATGCTGTTTTTGCCGGCATTATCATTGCCAGCAGTAAAACAGCAAAAAGCCGTACTTCAAAAATAGCAGGGCTTATTTTTATTGTCCTTTTTATCATTGGGGGTATCCTCAACTATATTATTCTGCTGCCGATCACAATCCCGAATATGGTGATCGCAAATATTGTAATGGCCGCCATTGGAACCTTTTTATTGTACGGAATGACCGCCACCAAATTTCAAAAGAAGGTCCGCGGCACCTATGAGGCTGCTGGAGGGTTTTTAATCTTATTGGCAGTTATTGCTGTACCGGGAATTTTTATAATGGGGATCCTGTCACTGGATAACACCTATGAATCCATTGCTAAGAAAGATGTTGAAGAGGCAAAGCCATTGGATAAAGATACAACACCAATTGTTGTATCACCGGAATTTGCCCGGAATAAAATGCAAAAATCGATGAGTGTCGTTCCCAACACGCAATATTATGACCTGGGAAAACTGCAGGTGCAGAAGATAAATGATGAGGTTGTTTTTGTTGCGCCGGTTGAATTCACCGGCTTCTGGAAATATTTTCGCGGAAAGGAAACAGAAGGCTATTTCACGATATCCGCAACGAATATTAATGCGCAGCCGGAATTTGTCAAAAGCAAGATGAAATATACCAGTTCCAGCTACTTCAACGATAATGTCCAGCGTACCATTTATAATGCATATCCAACATATATTCAAAGCGGCGATCCGCAAATTGAAGTGGATGAAAACGGAAAACCATGGTATGTTCAAACGTTATACCAGCCAATTGGAGTAACTAACAAACCGGACATGAGCGATCTTTATGCAGCTGTTGTTGATCCGGTCACAGGCGAAGTCAGCAAATATAAAACCGAGAATGCACCCGAATTTATTAACGGCTCAGTCAGTTCGGAGATGGCAACTGCTGAAAACGAGTACTTTGGAAAATATGTGCACGGCTGGCTCAATTCCCTATTCGGAAAAGAAGATGTAAAAATACCAAATGAATCTGGTACGGAGAGCAGTGTAACTCCTATTTTTGATGATAATGGGGATATGTACTACTTTACCGACATGGCATCACCAAAAGAAAACATTGATTCAGCACTCGGATACACAATGATCAACGCCCGCACCGGGGAGCTGACGTATTATAACGGCAAGAAAAACAACGGAATTATGGACAGCAAAGGTGCAAAGGAAATTGTGAACAAAGAATTCCCGGAAAAGAACTGGAAAGGTTCCATGCCGGTACTGTACAACATTGACGGCAATCCAACCTGGGTCGTAAACGTACTTGACCCGAATGGCCTGTTTAAAAAATACGCCTATATCAAAGCAGGAGATGCTGACTTTGTTGTGTTTGGAGATACAGCAAAAGAAACACTGGAAGCATACCGTCTACAGCTTGTACAGGATCCGGGAAATGTAGAATCCAGCGGTGAATCGAATCTGGAAAAAATAAAAGGAACCGTCAATCGTGTACTTGTAACATCCACCCAAAAAACCGGTCAGGTCATCCAATTCATTCTAAAAAATGACCAGACCATTTATACAATTAATGCCGGAAAAGAACCGCTTGCACTATTCCTGCAATCCGGTGATAAAGTAACATTTGAGGCGCTCGTCCGTGAGAATGGGACAGGAATCGTCGAGACAATCGAAATAAAAGGATTGACGAAATAA
- a CDS encoding C45 family autoproteolytic acyltransferase/hydolase encodes MKNIYSDIVQFRGSHYDFGYLQGELLKDSFTIQNRKKQWRIRRPRFTIDQREAKDAITRVSPGVWDELTGIGDALEWDMDAVLQDFGGYRLEYVRSGCSILTGNDYMVRNYDYHPKTYEGRYTFFQPSDQGYAVIGPSQRITGRMDGMNEKGLALGYNFMHRKKPGDGFICNMIGRLVLETCADVGEAVSLLKEIPHRHSFSYILLDRDEETYVVEATPRGVMVRQSNVCTNHFELMQDENRHHLTDSYKRLDAMEKQRHYVTEAYQAFRLLNDTDKGVFSDQYKNWSGTIHTAAYLPKQQKAWFALGGDRDPVIFDFGAWLRGEQVYTKRIIGEVDTELPFVHMDKNVR; translated from the coding sequence TTGAAGAACATATATAGTGACATCGTACAGTTCAGAGGATCACACTATGATTTTGGGTATTTGCAGGGGGAATTATTAAAAGATTCCTTTACGATACAAAACCGCAAGAAACAATGGCGCATCAGAAGGCCGCGCTTTACCATTGACCAGAGGGAAGCAAAAGATGCTATCACCAGGGTATCACCGGGTGTTTGGGATGAACTTACAGGTATCGGTGATGCGCTGGAATGGGACATGGATGCAGTACTCCAGGATTTCGGCGGTTACCGTTTGGAATACGTACGGAGCGGTTGTTCCATACTGACGGGAAATGATTATATGGTCCGGAACTATGATTATCACCCAAAAACATATGAAGGACGGTATACATTTTTCCAGCCCAGTGATCAGGGTTACGCCGTTATCGGGCCATCACAACGGATAACCGGCCGAATGGATGGAATGAATGAAAAAGGCTTAGCCCTGGGATATAACTTCATGCACCGGAAAAAGCCCGGCGATGGATTTATCTGTAATATGATTGGAAGACTTGTACTGGAAACATGCGCGGATGTTGGGGAAGCTGTTTCATTGCTTAAGGAAATCCCCCATCGGCATTCTTTCAGCTATATTTTGCTGGACCGTGATGAAGAAACGTATGTTGTTGAAGCGACGCCGCGTGGGGTAATGGTCCGGCAATCAAACGTTTGTACAAATCATTTTGAACTGATGCAAGATGAGAACCGTCACCATTTGACCGATTCGTATAAGCGGCTGGATGCTATGGAGAAGCAGCGGCACTATGTGACAGAGGCATATCAGGCGTTTCGTTTGCTGAATGACACGGACAAAGGGGTTTTTTCCGACCAGTACAAAAATTGGTCCGGAACGATTCACACAGCAGCTTATTTGCCAAAACAGCAAAAAGCCTGGTTTGCACTTGGCGGAGACCGGGATCCCGTCATTTTTGACTTTGGGGCATGGCTGCGCGGCGAACAGGTTTACACAAAGCGAATAATAGGTGAGGTGGATACGGAATTGCCCTTTGTCCACATGGATAAAAATGTGCGATAA
- a CDS encoding TerC family protein, translated as MSGFEFSAEAIFALLNIIAIDIVLSGDNAVVIAMATRALPKHQRNKAILIGTGGAVLLRIIFAIIIVYLLQVPLVHLIGGLLLIYIAVNLLVDDEEDTEIKSSGTILKAVGTIIMADAVMSLDNVVAIAGAANGHIGMIAIGVAVSIPIMIFGSKLIVRLMDKHAWIAYIGAGILAWTAGSMIVEDRFVLDWLNLHQGLVTYLCTALITAAVLLTGFFKNRTA; from the coding sequence ATGTCAGGTTTTGAATTTTCTGCGGAAGCAATATTTGCCTTATTGAATATTATTGCGATTGATATTGTATTATCCGGCGACAATGCGGTTGTCATTGCGATGGCAACACGGGCATTACCGAAACACCAGCGGAATAAAGCGATACTTATCGGTACCGGCGGGGCGGTATTATTACGAATCATATTTGCGATTATCATTGTATATCTGCTGCAAGTTCCACTTGTTCATTTGATAGGTGGTCTGTTGCTCATTTATATTGCTGTTAATCTGCTCGTGGACGATGAGGAGGATACAGAAATAAAATCATCCGGAACCATTCTAAAAGCCGTCGGAACCATAATTATGGCCGATGCGGTCATGAGTCTTGATAATGTGGTGGCGATTGCCGGTGCAGCAAACGGGCATATCGGAATGATTGCAATTGGGGTTGCGGTCAGTATCCCGATCATGATTTTCGGGTCCAAGCTGATTGTCAGGCTAATGGACAAGCATGCCTGGATTGCTTATATAGGTGCTGGTATTCTTGCTTGGACAGCAGGCAGTATGATTGTTGAGGACAGATTCGTGCTGGATTGGCTAAACCTTCATCAAGGACTTGTAACATATTTATGTACTGCACTCATAACAGCTGCAGTGCTGTTGACCGGCTTTTTCAAAAACAGAACAGCATAA
- a CDS encoding CoA-disulfide reductase — MSRKIVIVGGVGGGSTVTSQIRRVDPDAEIILFDKGSYIGFSNCGMPYYIGGVVEKRKKLLIDTEKFSDKFNADVRTNAEVTSIDRVSKSVSYNDASGTHKETYDTLIYAPGATAVTPDSTGINPDRTFTLRTIPDMDEIYHYIQNHQPKNCAIIGAGFIGMEMVENLTNIGIDCTIVDRSKQVMKLVDKEIAEPIENHLEEKGVHVMLEESLDSFSDNGTKLQLKSGKTLQADMTIMATGVKPNTNIAKAAGLETGKTGALKVNDFMQTNDPDIYALGDVVETEDFLTRNPRNVALAWPAHRQSFIIANHLEGKDIPYNGTLGSAIFKVFDLDVAATGLNRTALKQLGISFKEATHEALSHAGYYPGADKISLKVLFDAKVGTIYGAQCVGESGVDKRIAVISTAMKGKMTVADLAQLELAYAPPYSSPKDPVNILGYKASGMLDGKG, encoded by the coding sequence TTGTCACGAAAAATTGTCATTGTTGGCGGTGTCGGCGGCGGCTCGACTGTTACATCACAAATCAGACGGGTTGATCCGGATGCCGAAATCATCCTGTTTGATAAGGGGAGCTACATCGGTTTTTCCAATTGCGGTATGCCTTATTATATTGGCGGCGTTGTAGAAAAAAGGAAGAAGCTTCTTATCGATACGGAAAAGTTTTCGGACAAATTCAATGCAGACGTTCGAACCAATGCGGAAGTGACGTCCATTGACCGTGTGAGTAAATCGGTATCCTATAATGATGCATCAGGCACACATAAAGAAACGTATGACACGCTCATTTATGCTCCGGGTGCAACAGCTGTCACGCCTGATTCCACAGGCATTAATCCTGACAGAACATTCACATTGCGAACCATTCCGGATATGGATGAAATTTATCATTATATCCAAAACCATCAGCCTAAAAACTGTGCCATCATTGGTGCTGGTTTCATCGGGATGGAAATGGTTGAAAACCTGACCAATATCGGAATCGATTGTACCATTGTCGACCGGTCCAAACAGGTCATGAAGCTGGTTGACAAGGAAATCGCCGAACCGATTGAAAATCATCTGGAGGAAAAAGGTGTTCACGTTATGCTGGAAGAGAGTCTTGATTCTTTTTCAGATAACGGAACCAAATTACAATTAAAAAGCGGCAAAACATTGCAGGCTGACATGACCATTATGGCAACAGGAGTCAAACCGAATACAAACATTGCCAAAGCAGCCGGGCTGGAAACTGGTAAAACAGGAGCATTGAAGGTAAATGATTTTATGCAGACCAATGACCCAGACATTTATGCTCTCGGTGATGTTGTGGAAACGGAGGACTTTCTGACGCGTAATCCACGCAATGTGGCACTTGCCTGGCCAGCTCATCGACAGTCATTTATTATTGCAAACCACTTAGAGGGAAAAGATATTCCATACAACGGCACACTTGGGTCAGCTATTTTTAAAGTCTTTGATTTGGATGTTGCCGCGACAGGTTTGAATAGAACTGCTTTGAAACAACTGGGAATTTCATTTAAAGAGGCAACCCATGAAGCGTTGTCACATGCCGGATATTACCCGGGTGCGGACAAGATATCGCTGAAGGTACTTTTTGATGCAAAAGTCGGTACCATTTACGGTGCACAGTGTGTCGGCGAAAGCGGTGTTGACAAACGGATTGCCGTTATTTCAACAGCTATGAAAGGAAAAATGACCGTAGCTGACCTGGCACAACTCGAACTCGCATATGCACCACCATACTCATCACCAAAAGACCCGGTCAATATTCTGGGATACAAAGCATCCGGAATGCTGGATGGCAAGGGCTGA
- a CDS encoding sodium-dependent transporter encodes MDANKDQWSSRIGFILSSAGAAIGLGAIWKFPYMTGMNGGGAFFLLFIAFTVVIGLPLLIAEFVIGRGAEREAISAYKKLAPKSGWSIIGRWGVFGSFVLLSFYSVVGGWVLLYCLLSIPGLIIKNGANYEQLFGNITSNPLVTIAGLGLFLIINIVVISFGIKNGIEKASKIMMPLLFIFFIILVIRSVTFEGASAGLEFFLQPDFSKLSGESVLYALGQSFFSLAVGFSVMVTYSSYLGKDVSLPFAAGSVSFMNIFVSLLAGLAIFPVVFSFGLEPTEGPGLLFMVLPEAFAQMPFGEVFLSLFLLLFLFAILTSSFSMLEIITSAFTVNKNRSRTKVAWVAGIIVFIAGIPAALSSSTMKNVKIFNLTVFDASDFLVSNILLPGGCLLIALFIGIRMEKSLMKQEFSYSNNLSPSMYQLWFQIMRWLVPITIVIVFLGSMGIL; translated from the coding sequence ATGGACGCGAACAAAGATCAATGGTCATCACGAATCGGCTTTATATTATCATCAGCTGGTGCTGCAATAGGTCTGGGGGCAATTTGGAAGTTTCCTTATATGACCGGCATGAACGGTGGCGGCGCTTTTTTTCTGCTGTTTATCGCGTTTACAGTAGTGATTGGTCTCCCGCTTTTAATTGCTGAATTTGTCATCGGACGGGGTGCCGAGCGTGAGGCAATATCCGCATACAAGAAACTGGCGCCGAAAAGCGGCTGGTCTATTATCGGACGCTGGGGTGTTTTCGGATCGTTCGTTCTGCTTTCATTTTACAGTGTTGTCGGCGGATGGGTGCTCTTGTACTGCCTATTATCAATCCCGGGACTCATTATTAAGAACGGGGCCAACTATGAACAGCTTTTTGGAAACATAACTTCCAACCCGCTTGTGACCATCGCAGGACTTGGACTGTTTCTGATTATCAATATTGTTGTTATCTCATTCGGGATCAAAAACGGAATCGAGAAGGCGAGCAAGATCATGATGCCGCTTTTATTTATCTTTTTCATTATACTCGTTATCCGTTCAGTCACATTTGAAGGAGCATCTGCCGGCTTGGAATTTTTCCTGCAGCCGGATTTTTCGAAATTAAGCGGTGAAAGTGTGCTCTATGCATTGGGACAGTCATTCTTTTCACTCGCTGTAGGCTTCTCCGTAATGGTTACATACAGCTCTTACCTCGGAAAGGATGTAAGTCTGCCATTTGCGGCGGGGTCAGTATCATTTATGAACATCTTTGTCTCCCTGCTTGCAGGGCTGGCCATCTTCCCGGTCGTCTTTTCATTTGGATTGGAACCAACTGAGGGACCTGGACTATTGTTCATGGTTTTACCGGAAGCATTTGCGCAAATGCCATTTGGCGAAGTATTTTTAAGTCTGTTTTTATTACTTTTTCTATTTGCGATTTTGACATCATCCTTCAGTATGCTGGAAATTATCACATCAGCATTTACAGTTAATAAAAACCGCTCCCGTACAAAAGTGGCCTGGGTTGCCGGAATCATTGTGTTTATCGCTGGTATTCCGGCTGCTCTGTCATCAAGTACGATGAAAAACGTAAAGATTTTTAATTTGACTGTTTTTGATGCAAGTGATTTTCTGGTCAGCAATATTTTACTTCCAGGCGGATGCTTGCTGATTGCCTTATTTATAGGAATCCGTATGGAAAAATCATTAATGAAGCAGGAATTTTCATACAGCAATAACCTGTCACCATCCATGTACCAGCTTTGGTTCCAGATTATGCGCTGGCTTGTGCCGATTACGATCGTTATCGTATTTTTGGGCTCAATGGGAATTCTGTAA
- the kynA gene encoding tryptophan 2,3-dioxygenase has protein sequence MTDQRFKNEKEIHTDFLKKMTYGDYLQLDQLLSSQKRLSDHHDEMLFIIIHHVSELWLKLIIHETRGAIEAIQKDDLRTSFKMLSRVSKTQAQIIQAWDVLSTMTPAEYMEFRDKLGNASGFQSYQYRLVEFVLGYKTPHILKIYKKNPEIHSILEDAYHKPGLYDVAIHALARHGFDISDDVLNRDFSKTYEKDASVEAAWISVYKNVSDHWELYELAEKLVDIEDWFQQWRFRHMKTVERIIGHKKGTGGSSGVGYLKHVLDHYFFPELWDLRSKI, from the coding sequence ATGACTGACCAACGCTTTAAAAATGAAAAAGAAATTCATACGGATTTTCTGAAAAAAATGACGTACGGCGATTATTTGCAGCTTGATCAGCTTTTATCCAGTCAAAAACGGCTTTCTGATCATCATGATGAAATGCTGTTTATTATTATTCATCATGTCAGTGAACTGTGGCTAAAGCTGATCATCCATGAAACCCGGGGAGCCATTGAGGCAATCCAAAAAGATGATTTGCGTACTTCGTTTAAAATGCTTTCCCGCGTTTCCAAAACACAGGCGCAGATTATTCAGGCATGGGATGTATTATCAACAATGACACCGGCCGAATATATGGAGTTTCGCGACAAGCTGGGCAATGCTTCCGGTTTTCAGTCCTATCAGTACCGTCTGGTAGAATTTGTGCTTGGCTATAAAACGCCGCATATCCTGAAAATTTATAAAAAGAACCCGGAAATCCATTCGATTTTGGAGGATGCCTATCACAAACCAGGGCTGTATGATGTGGCAATTCATGCACTGGCTCGGCATGGTTTTGACATCAGTGATGACGTATTGAACAGGGACTTTTCCAAAACATACGAAAAAGATGCATCCGTTGAAGCAGCCTGGATTTCCGTATACAAAAACGTCTCAGACCATTGGGAGCTATATGAGCTTGCAGAAAAACTGGTTGATATCGAGGACTGGTTCCAGCAGTGGCGTTTCCGGCATATGAAGACAGTCGAGCGGATTATCGGACATAAAAAAGGAACAGGCGGCTCATCCGGTGTCGGATACCTGAAGCATGTCCTTGACCACTATTTTTTTCCCGAATTATGGGATTTACGATCCAAGATATAA